The proteins below come from a single Pristiophorus japonicus isolate sPriJap1 chromosome 18, sPriJap1.hap1, whole genome shotgun sequence genomic window:
- the LOC139228517 gene encoding transcription factor JunD-like translates to METPFYHDAGRSMKQSPSLKCRREPEASPPSPDLGFLKLASPDLERLIIQSSGLVTTSPGPPPGPGSRGVTDEQNSFAEGFVKALEDLHKQNQLGGSPGTGPCPGPCPGPPPPVYTDLSPYSGATGPGRAYSPGPGPKDEPQTVPEVPGLADSPPLSPINMDTQERIKAERKRLRNRIAASKCRKRKLERISRLEDKVKSLKCQNSELASTAGLLREQVAQLKQKVLSHVNSGCQLLLAPQVQAY, encoded by the coding sequence ATGGAAACGCCCTTTTACCATGACGCCGGCCGCAGCATGAAGCAGAGCCCGAGCCTCAAGTGCCGGCGGGAGCCCGAGGCCTCGCCGCCCTCGCCCGACCTGGGCTTCCTCAAGCTGGCCTCGCCCGACCTCGAGCGGCTCATCATCCAGTCGAGCGGCCTGGTGACCACCAGCCCCGGCCCGCCGCCAGGACCCGGCTCCCGTGGGGTGACGGACGAGCAGAACTCGTTCGCCGAGGGCTTCGTCAAGGCGCTGGAGGACCTGCACAAACAGAACCAGCTGGGCGGCAGCCCGGGGACTGGGCCTTGTCCGGGGCCTTGCCCCGGGCCCCCGCCGCCGGTCTACACCGACCTGAGCCCATACAGCGGGGCGACGGGCCCGGGCCGCGCCTACAGCCCCGGGCCTGGGCCCAAGGACGAGCCGCAGACCGTGCCCGAGGTGCCGGGCCTGGCCGACAGCCCGCCGCTGTCGCCCATCAACATGGACACCCAGGAGCGCATCAAGGCCGAGCGCAAGCGGCTGCGCAACCGCATCGCCGCCTCCAAGTGCCGTAAGCGCAAGTTGGAGCGCATCTCCCGGCTGGAGGACAAGGTGAAGAGCCTCAAGTGCCAGAACTCGGAGCTGGCCTCCACCGCCGGCCTGCTGCGGGAGCAGGTGGCCCAGCTCAAGCAGAAGGTCCTCAGCCATGTCAACAGCGGCTGCCAGCTGCTGCTCGCCCCCCAGGTCCAGGCCTACTAA